The proteins below come from a single Micromonospora citrea genomic window:
- a CDS encoding alpha/beta fold hydrolase, with protein MFAGFTLDEIDLGPVRLRVRHGGSGPPVVLLHGHPRTHATWHRVAPLLAERHTVVCPDLRGYGGSSKPPSTADHAPYSKRAMAADVVALLDALGHDRAAVVGHDRGCYVAMRAALDHPDRVSRLGVLDGVPIGEALARADARFAARWWHWFFLGQLAKPAERVINADPDAWYGGSPAEMGEEAYADYRRAIHDPATVHAMCEDYRAGLGPDRAADDADRAAGRRITCPVLFLWSTRDDMVDLYGDPAAIWRDWADDVRAAPIESGHHMAEEAPDQLAAELSAFLAG; from the coding sequence ATGTTCGCCGGATTCACGCTCGACGAGATCGACCTCGGCCCCGTACGCCTGCGGGTGCGCCACGGCGGGTCGGGACCGCCGGTGGTGCTGCTGCACGGTCATCCCCGCACCCACGCCACCTGGCACCGGGTCGCTCCCCTGCTCGCCGAGCGGCACACGGTCGTCTGCCCGGACCTGCGCGGCTACGGCGGCTCGTCGAAGCCGCCGAGCACCGCCGACCACGCCCCGTACTCGAAGCGGGCCATGGCGGCCGACGTGGTGGCGCTGCTGGACGCGCTCGGCCACGACCGCGCGGCGGTGGTGGGGCACGACCGGGGCTGCTACGTGGCGATGCGCGCCGCGCTGGACCACCCCGACCGGGTCAGCCGCCTCGGGGTGCTCGACGGGGTGCCGATCGGGGAGGCCCTGGCCCGCGCCGACGCCCGCTTCGCCGCCCGGTGGTGGCACTGGTTCTTCCTCGGCCAGCTCGCCAAGCCCGCCGAGCGGGTGATCAACGCCGACCCGGACGCCTGGTACGGCGGCTCGCCCGCCGAGATGGGCGAGGAGGCGTACGCCGACTACCGGCGGGCGATCCACGACCCGGCGACCGTGCACGCCATGTGCGAGGACTACCGGGCGGGCCTCGGCCCGGACCGGGCGGCCGACGACGCCGACCGCGCCGCCGGGCGCCGGATCACCTGCCCGGTGCTCTTCCTGTGGTCCACCCGCGACGACATGGTGGATCTCTACGGCGACCCCGCCGCGATCTGGCGCGACTGGGCCGACGACGTCCGTGCCGCGCCGATCGAGTCGGGTCACCACATGGCCGAGGAGGCGCCGGACCAACTCGCCGCCGAGCTGTCGGCCTTCCTCGCCGGCTGA